A single Buteo buteo chromosome 17, bButBut1.hap1.1, whole genome shotgun sequence DNA region contains:
- the UBXN2A gene encoding UBX domain-containing protein 2A isoform X2, producing the protein MKDMDNIKTVKKEWLCTSGTDDQVLNGTEQSCDYFVDNLFEEAQKVGAICMPPTTVKNQVDVIIKLWKNGFTVNDGELRSYADVANQQFLDSIKKGELPFELRKLFDKEEVDVKVEDKKDKVYLSSKKPMFHPFSGHGYRLGSATPRIISKERDDHQGPNDKRHLPLVPLNDLEPITNIQIWLADGERIIQKFNVSHRISHVRDFITKYQGSEGSVSFTLTTSLPVQELRDETLTLEEAKLQNAVVVQRLRKTTEPFRLLVIKAPDNDYKTAAAPNGQLKNEKKNAIKNTRSN; encoded by the exons ATGAAAGACATGGACAATATCAAAACTGTAAAGAAAGAATG GTTGTGTACATCGGGAACCGATGATCAGGTTTTGAATGGTACAGAACAAAGCTGTGACTACTTTGTAGATAACCTTTTTGAAGAAGCTCAGAAGGTTGGTGCTATATGTATGCCCCCGACTACAGTCAAGAACCAG GTTGATGTAATCATTAAACTTTGGAAAAATGGGTTTACAGTAAATGATGGTGAACTTAGGAGCTACGCTGATGTTGCAAACCAGCAGTTCTTGGACTCCATTAAAAAAGG ggAACTGCCTTTTGAGCTAAGAAAACTTTTTGATAAGGAGGAGGTAGATGTGAAAGTGGAAGATAAAAAAGATAAGGTGTATTTGTCATCGAAAAAGCCAATGTTTCATCCTTTTTCTGGACATGGCTACAGATTAGGAAG tgctACTCCAAGGATAATCTCTAAAGAAAGAGATGATCATCAAGGACCTAATGACAAAAGACACCTGCCTTTAGTACCCTTAAATGATTTGGAGCCTATCACTAACATCCAGATCTGGTTAGCTGATGGGGAAAGGATAATTCAGAAATTCAATGTTTCTCACAG aataAGCCATGTCAGAGACTTCATAACAAAGTATCAAGGATCAGAGGGAAGCGTTTCCTTCACACTGACTACTTCGCTGCCGGTTCAAGAGCTGAGAGACGAGACACTCACGCTAGAGGAAGCAAAGTTGCAAAATGCTGTTGTGGTTCAGAGACTTCGGAAAACAACTGAACCTTTCAGACTCTTAGTGATAAAAGCACCTGACAATGACTATAAAACTGCTGCTGCACCTAATGGACAGCtcaagaatgagaaaaaaaacgCTATCAAAAATACAAGATCAAATTAG
- the UBXN2A gene encoding UBX domain-containing protein 2A isoform X1: MLRRSTRMKDMDNIKTVKKEWLCTSGTDDQVLNGTEQSCDYFVDNLFEEAQKVGAICMPPTTVKNQVDVIIKLWKNGFTVNDGELRSYADVANQQFLDSIKKGELPFELRKLFDKEEVDVKVEDKKDKVYLSSKKPMFHPFSGHGYRLGSATPRIISKERDDHQGPNDKRHLPLVPLNDLEPITNIQIWLADGERIIQKFNVSHRISHVRDFITKYQGSEGSVSFTLTTSLPVQELRDETLTLEEAKLQNAVVVQRLRKTTEPFRLLVIKAPDNDYKTAAAPNGQLKNEKKNAIKNTRSN; encoded by the exons ATGTTGAG GCGAAGCACCAGAATGAAAGACATGGACAATATCAAAACTGTAAAGAAAGAATG GTTGTGTACATCGGGAACCGATGATCAGGTTTTGAATGGTACAGAACAAAGCTGTGACTACTTTGTAGATAACCTTTTTGAAGAAGCTCAGAAGGTTGGTGCTATATGTATGCCCCCGACTACAGTCAAGAACCAG GTTGATGTAATCATTAAACTTTGGAAAAATGGGTTTACAGTAAATGATGGTGAACTTAGGAGCTACGCTGATGTTGCAAACCAGCAGTTCTTGGACTCCATTAAAAAAGG ggAACTGCCTTTTGAGCTAAGAAAACTTTTTGATAAGGAGGAGGTAGATGTGAAAGTGGAAGATAAAAAAGATAAGGTGTATTTGTCATCGAAAAAGCCAATGTTTCATCCTTTTTCTGGACATGGCTACAGATTAGGAAG tgctACTCCAAGGATAATCTCTAAAGAAAGAGATGATCATCAAGGACCTAATGACAAAAGACACCTGCCTTTAGTACCCTTAAATGATTTGGAGCCTATCACTAACATCCAGATCTGGTTAGCTGATGGGGAAAGGATAATTCAGAAATTCAATGTTTCTCACAG aataAGCCATGTCAGAGACTTCATAACAAAGTATCAAGGATCAGAGGGAAGCGTTTCCTTCACACTGACTACTTCGCTGCCGGTTCAAGAGCTGAGAGACGAGACACTCACGCTAGAGGAAGCAAAGTTGCAAAATGCTGTTGTGGTTCAGAGACTTCGGAAAACAACTGAACCTTTCAGACTCTTAGTGATAAAAGCACCTGACAATGACTATAAAACTGCTGCTGCACCTAATGGACAGCtcaagaatgagaaaaaaaacgCTATCAAAAATACAAGATCAAATTAG